In Candidatus Eremiobacterota bacterium, a genomic segment contains:
- a CDS encoding efflux RND transporter periplasmic adaptor subunit, which yields MRSGREVLFPALLIPFLIFSLAGCPGREKAEQPAPPVKPVKVIAVREGILEKVLSFTGTIEPVEKAEIYSKIPGKVEQVSCREGDRVEAGEILIRLEDADLRATVAQAEAGLRMAQARLSQARAGISLQATKTRTDINNANHALNQAEANYDLAKTDLGRTNDLYNDSAIAHQQLDVAENREKVSRKALESARENVKLAEASVARDRIHEEDVRVALAGVSQAEAALRIARTQLSYARITSPITGIVTSRGVEPGELVTGSTMSRMAPLLKIIDNREVLVDTKIPQKDISIFQTGRMVGVAVDGIKGREYRGKVTAILPAADQLDRSFRIKISIPNPGTMLKSGMFARVHVTTYRKAHALLVPRESLQERGQKKVLFIVSQDKAEMREVKPGANDEARLEILSGLREGEKVVTAGQTILNDGDMVRVEKGEGS from the coding sequence ATGAGAAGCGGGCGAGAGGTCCTTTTTCCTGCATTATTGATTCCTTTCCTCATCTTCTCCCTGGCGGGCTGCCCCGGCAGGGAAAAAGCGGAACAACCCGCTCCCCCGGTGAAACCGGTGAAAGTCATCGCTGTCAGGGAAGGGATCCTGGAGAAGGTTCTTTCTTTCACGGGAACGATAGAGCCTGTGGAGAAGGCAGAGATATATTCCAAGATTCCCGGAAAAGTGGAGCAGGTCTCCTGCCGTGAAGGCGACCGGGTTGAAGCCGGCGAGATCCTTATCCGGCTGGAAGATGCCGATCTCAGAGCAACAGTTGCCCAGGCGGAAGCGGGCCTCAGAATGGCACAGGCACGACTCTCGCAGGCGCGGGCAGGAATCAGCCTCCAGGCCACAAAGACGCGCACCGATATCAACAATGCAAACCATGCCCTGAACCAGGCCGAGGCGAATTATGATCTCGCAAAGACAGACCTGGGACGCACAAATGACCTCTATAATGATTCTGCCATAGCTCACCAGCAGCTCGACGTGGCGGAAAACAGGGAAAAAGTTTCAAGGAAGGCTCTTGAGTCGGCCAGGGAGAATGTGAAGCTCGCAGAAGCCTCCGTTGCCCGGGACAGGATTCATGAAGAGGATGTCCGCGTAGCCCTCGCAGGCGTCTCTCAGGCTGAAGCTGCGCTCCGCATCGCCCGGACGCAGCTCAGCTATGCACGCATTACCTCGCCCATCACCGGTATTGTCACCTCCCGGGGCGTGGAGCCCGGTGAGCTTGTCACGGGATCCACAATGAGCCGCATGGCACCGCTCCTGAAAATTATAGATAACCGCGAGGTCCTTGTTGATACAAAGATTCCCCAGAAGGATATCTCGATCTTCCAGACCGGCAGAATGGTCGGGGTCGCCGTTGATGGAATAAAGGGGCGCGAGTACCGGGGAAAGGTCACTGCCATCCTGCCTGCCGCTGACCAGCTGGACCGGTCCTTCAGGATAAAAATCTCGATTCCCAACCCCGGCACCATGCTCAAGTCAGGCATGTTCGCCCGCGTGCATGTGACCACCTACAGGAAAGCCCATGCTCTGCTGGTGCCGCGCGAATCCCTGCAGGAGCGCGGGCAGAAAAAGGTCCTCTTTATCGTGAGCCAGGACAAGGCAGAGATGAGGGAAGTAAAGCCGGGAGCGAATGACGAGGCGCGCCTGGAAATACTCTCGGGTCTTCGGGAGGGAGAGAAAGTAGTCACGGCAGGGCAGACCATTCTCAATGACGGCGACATGGTGCGTGTTGAGAAGGGAGAAGGCTCTTGA
- a CDS encoding amidohydrolase has protein sequence MKHKAIFTAEALYLMAILLIVAGAGPVAAQCDATRIISPPRPPDKVIIYPAKHILTMERCNPQATAVAVRGKRILAVGTLEEVKAALGDMPSTVDTTFQSKVLLPGLIDQHLHPLLGALTLSTEVIATEDWELPGRTFKAASGSRDYLSRLKAADGTMKDKSEWLFSWGYHALWHGKIDRSILDSISAARPIVIWQRSCHEFYLNTAAIKALGLTDEAMKGRGDASRMYNWAEGHWWETGLNLIMDPLIRVFATPQRMTFGLKQMVTYLHQNGVTAYMEPGALISPDLMRLYQSILGADDTPFYSYFVVDGRSQVDSGLGLAESLAATEKEVAWAPQGKVSFFPMQIKLFADGAIISQLMQMKEGYLDGHHGEWMMTPEHLEERARLYWDAGYQLHIHVNGDLGLETVLDILEGRMRENPRANHRTVIVHFACSTEDQVARIARLGAIVSANPYYTVGFADMYSRYGLGPKRADSMVRSASVTKHRIPLSFHSDLPMGPSAPLNFVWCAVNRETPSGRVAAPEQRIGVEDALRAVTIESAYSWQKENELGSIAPGKIANFTVLEQNPLAVEPMKLNRIPIWGTVFEGKAFPVPAGAGRPASSLKDATAGTGFSPCGNGVKCDSHDGCPCEVAVMVAKALMKR, from the coding sequence ATGAAACATAAAGCCATCTTTACCGCAGAGGCCCTGTATCTCATGGCCATTCTATTGATTGTTGCAGGTGCCGGGCCTGTGGCAGCCCAGTGCGATGCCACCAGGATCATTTCTCCTCCGCGCCCTCCCGATAAGGTGATTATTTATCCTGCAAAGCACATCCTCACCATGGAGCGCTGCAATCCCCAGGCCACGGCGGTGGCAGTGCGGGGGAAGCGCATCCTGGCCGTGGGAACCCTTGAGGAAGTGAAGGCGGCTCTCGGCGATATGCCCTCCACGGTTGACACTACCTTTCAATCGAAGGTGCTCCTTCCCGGCCTCATCGACCAGCATCTCCATCCCCTCCTTGGCGCCCTCACCCTTTCCACGGAGGTGATTGCCACCGAGGACTGGGAACTGCCGGGTCGCACGTTCAAGGCGGCCTCCGGCTCCAGGGATTACCTCTCTCGCCTCAAGGCTGCCGACGGGACAATGAAAGATAAGAGTGAGTGGCTCTTTTCATGGGGCTACCACGCACTGTGGCATGGAAAAATTGACCGCTCGATCCTCGACTCCATAAGCGCCGCGAGGCCCATTGTAATATGGCAGCGCTCGTGCCATGAGTTCTACCTCAACACTGCAGCCATCAAAGCCCTGGGCCTCACCGATGAAGCGATGAAGGGCAGGGGCGATGCGAGCAGGATGTACAACTGGGCGGAAGGCCACTGGTGGGAGACAGGGCTGAACCTCATAATGGATCCCCTCATCAGAGTCTTTGCAACACCGCAGCGCATGACATTCGGCCTTAAACAGATGGTCACCTATCTCCATCAGAACGGCGTCACGGCCTACATGGAGCCCGGCGCCCTCATCTCGCCGGATCTCATGAGGCTCTACCAGTCAATCCTCGGCGCCGATGACACCCCATTTTACAGCTATTTTGTTGTTGACGGCAGAAGCCAGGTGGATTCAGGCCTGGGGCTTGCGGAATCGCTCGCTGCCACCGAGAAGGAAGTGGCCTGGGCCCCCCAGGGCAAGGTGTCGTTTTTCCCGATGCAGATCAAGCTCTTCGCCGACGGCGCCATTATCTCCCAGCTCATGCAGATGAAGGAGGGCTACCTTGACGGCCACCATGGGGAATGGATGATGACGCCTGAGCACCTGGAGGAGCGCGCGCGGCTTTACTGGGATGCCGGCTACCAGCTTCACATCCATGTGAACGGGGACCTGGGCCTTGAGACGGTCCTCGATATCCTCGAGGGGAGGATGCGCGAGAACCCCCGGGCAAACCACCGCACAGTCATTGTCCACTTCGCCTGCTCAACGGAAGACCAGGTGGCCCGCATTGCCAGGCTCGGCGCCATAGTGAGCGCAAATCCATATTACACCGTGGGCTTTGCAGATATGTACAGCAGGTATGGTCTTGGCCCGAAGCGCGCCGATTCCATGGTGCGCTCCGCCTCGGTGACAAAGCACCGCATACCGCTCTCATTCCACTCAGACCTCCCGATGGGACCCAGCGCCCCCCTCAACTTCGTATGGTGCGCCGTCAACCGTGAGACGCCGTCAGGCAGGGTGGCTGCCCCGGAGCAGCGTATCGGCGTCGAGGATGCCCTCAGGGCCGTCACTATTGAGTCGGCCTATTCATGGCAGAAAGAGAATGAGCTGGGGAGCATTGCTCCCGGCAAAATCGCCAACTTCACGGTTCTTGAGCAGAATCCCCTTGCCGTCGAGCCTATGAAGCTGAACAGGATCCCCATATGGGGCACTGTCTTTGAAGGCAAGGCTTTCCCTGTTCCCGCCGGGGCCGGCCGGCCGGCCTCTTCTTTGAAAGATGCCACTGCCGGCACGGGGTTCTCCCCATGCGGCAATGGCGTGAAATGCGATTCCCATGACGGATGTCCCTGCGAGGTGGCGGTCATGGTGGCGAAGGCGCTGATGAAGAGATAG